In Osmerus mordax isolate fOsmMor3 chromosome 23, fOsmMor3.pri, whole genome shotgun sequence, one DNA window encodes the following:
- the tdrd7b gene encoding LOW QUALITY PROTEIN: tudor domain-containing protein 7B (The sequence of the model RefSeq protein was modified relative to this genomic sequence to represent the inferred CDS: inserted 2 bases in 1 codon; deleted 1 base in 1 codon), giving the protein MADVELVKRMLRAVLQTQHGGLQGPRLQAQYKELTGEHIPHRLMGQPSLDALLASMPSVVRMERSRSGEVMYFASDANETAQVAKVMARQRSSKKPGRPLVVDCQMRVKPAAPLVLNAKPRTSLRQPDHRGRGGGRGGGPGGRAXHGDFRQMRDAQPEGKAGQQSTNQNKPSNQNTPTRKSSGSSERSDKRMTLPSRFHKEVHAHLSRNSSQGSPLSNLNESPGSGKGRPHPPSAYNSQEVQGRIQEVLTKYSNGFWVSKLPQMYKELYKEDLPREALGDLEKWPTICTVEKPCSSNPSELLLYPAKDPPSSPPAVSPQVSTSSPPTSSPPAVSPPTSSPPTSSPPAVSPRVSPPTSSPPTSSPTDKHSLAPRRPPAGSPPPLTPPSCSPGPPGPPASLSPDLEQKLGELLVKYSNGLWAHALPKLFQDTYKTTLPDHVLQNLALLSHFCSVDYPMPDNPKRAILYRRDRGGSGGGEEEKRNCTGEEERREDVGRRLSHQAAPPLLLPREEYPSVLVVEAGSTNAVILRYIGEGYSQAQETLEDEMREFYRKDNQRRPLTSPASGQLAAVRAEEEDEILRAQVTEVMADKVKVYYVDHGFSEVISKGKVFELHEKFFQLPLQATRCKLAGLEPFCQEPAVLKKFDAMASGKILLAEILEREQTPLVVLYDTSQDDDVNINATCMRALQDRTLASPLQVNSAYMNVTVSSVCSDGTIYCQLRSRGLVKLTDILDRAEAYFHSQVTSEFLVARPFCGKACLARYKGKWSRVEITNLHGSRVLDILFVDLGVQASVEVFELREIPPPFLKDLVTIPPQAVKCCLSDLVVSVGSWTPEAVQWLRDAVLNSTDCSMKIAKMDDSKRCAHVHLFPDKNFHDPSRSLNHKLATSDLFKHHRDVFLSSHAPSPPLPPTSTPRTTTTNGNSSTTPSSTSKLRRAHSGSGPNPSRGTPPRPRSPPRLPALLELPQVGQNLDIYVSVACHPGHFVLQPWRDMYKLVILMGEMILYYNKMEEKPVRVEKNQVYAAKVENNWHRVLVKGVLTNGLVSVYELDYGKHELVGVAKLRPLIKEFRQLPFQGITAQLAGVKQRQWSEAASIVFRNHVEKKPLVAQLEVVQEAEQPWDRKLTVFLVDTSQEECDVWVHDIMAEFATEP; this is encoded by the exons atggCCGACGTGGAGCTGGTGAAGCGTATGTTGCGGGCGGTGCTGCAGACGCAGCACGGGGGCCTGCAGGGGCCCAGGCTGCAGGCGCAGTACAAGGAGCTGACCGGGGAGCACATCCCCCACAGGCTGATGGGCCAGCCCAGCCTGGACGCCCTGCTGGCCAGCATGCCCTCTGTGGTCCGCATGGAGCGCAGCCGCTCCGGggag GTGATGTACTTCGCCTCCGACGCCAACGAGACGGCCCAGGTTGCCAAGGTGATGGCTCGCCAGCGGTCGTCCAAGAAGCCCGGCCGCCCCCTGGTGGTCGACTGCCAGATGAGGGTGAAGCCTGCCGCGCCCCTCGTCCTCAACG ccaagCCCAGGACCTCTCTCAGACAGCCAGACCACCGGGGCCGgggcgggggccgggggggggggccagggggccgggC CCATGGAGACTTCAGACAGATGAGGGACGCCCAACCCGAAGGCAAGGCTGGTCAGCAGAGCACCAATCAGAACAAGCCTTCTAATCAGAACACGCCCACCAGGAAGTCTTCTGGTTCCTCTGAGAG GTCAGACAAGAGGATGACCCTGCCGTCGAGGTTCCACAAGGAAGTCCACGCTCACCTCTCCAGGAACTCCTCGCAGGGCAGCC ccctctCCAACCTCAACGAGAGCCCTGGTTCGGGGAAGGGCAGGCCTCACCCTCCCAGCGCCTACAACTCCCAGGAGGTCCAGGGGCGCATCCAGGAAGTGCTGACCAAGTACAGCAATGGCTTCTGGGTGTCGAAGTTGCCCCAGATGTACAAAGAGCTGTACAAAGAGGACCTGCCTCGGGAGGCCCTGGGCGACCTGGAGAAGTGGCCGACCATCTGCACG GTGGAGAAACCCTGTAGCAGCAACCCCTCAGAGCTCCTTCTCTACCCTGCCAaagaccctccctcctcccctcccgctGTCTCCCCCCaagtctccacctcctccccccccacctcctcccctcccgctgtctccccccccacctcctccccccccacctcctcccctcccgccGTCTCCCCCCgagtctccccccccacctcctcgccccccacctcctcccccacagacAAACACTCCCTTGCCCCTCGGCGACCCCCAGCcggcagcccccctcccctgaccccgccctcctgctcccccgggccccccggcccccccgcctccctctccccagaccTGGAGCAGAAGCTGGGGGAGCTCCTGGTGAAGTACAGTAACGGGCTCTGGGCCCACGCCCTGCCCAAGCTCTTCCAGGACACCTACAAGACCACGCTGCCCGACCACGTCCTCCAGAACctggctctcctctcccacttctGCTCCGTGGACTACCCCATGCCCGACAACCCCAAGCGGGCCATCCTGTACCGGCGAGACCGGGGAggcagcggaggaggagaggaggagaagcgtAACTGCacaggcgaggaggagaggagggaggacgtgGGGAGGAGGCTGAGTCACCAGGcagcacctcctctcctcctccctcgggAGGAGTATCCCTctgtgctggtggtggaggCCGGCAGCACCAACGCAGTCATCCTCCG ctacATCGGTGAGGGTTACTCCCAGGCccaggagaccctggaggaCGAGATGAGGGAGTTCTATCGCAAGGACAACCAGCGCCGACCTTTGACCTCCCCGGCCTCAGGCCAGCTGGCGGCCGTCAgggccgaggaggaggacgagatcCTGCGAGCGCAGGTCACAGAGGTCATGGCCGACAAGGTCAAg GTGTACTATGTGGATCATGGCTTCTCGGAGGTTATCAGCAAAGGAAAGGTGTTCGAGCTGCATGAGAAGTTTTTCCAGCTTCCCCTCCAAGCGACCAGGTGTAAACTGGCAG gtctagaGCCCTTCTGCCAGGAGCCCGCCGTTCTGAAGAAGTTCGACGCCATGGCCAGCGGGAAGATTCTATTGGCTGAGATCCTGGAGAGGGAGCAGACCCCATTGGTGGTCCTGTACGACACGTCGCAGGATGATGATGTCAACATCAACGCCACGTGCATGAGAGCTCTGCAGGACAGGACTCTGGCCAGCCCCCTGCAG GTCAACAGTGCCTACATGAATGTGACAGTGagtagtgtgtgttcagatggaaCCATCTACTGCCAGCTGCGCTCCCGAGGCCTGGTTAAACTGACGGACATCCTGGACAGGGCGGAGGCCTACTTCCACTCccag GTGACCTCAGAGTTCCTGGTGGCGAGGCCCTTCTGTGGGAAGGCCTGCCTGGCCAGGTACAAGGGCAAATGGTCTCGTGTGGAG atcACTAACCTGCATGGCAGCCGCGTGCTGGACATCCTGTTTGTAGACCTGGGGGTGCAGGCGTCTGTGGAGGTGTTTGAGCTGAGGGagatccctcctcccttcctgaaAGACCTCGTCACCATCCCCCCACAG gctgtgaagtgctgtctgtctgacctggtGGTGTCCGTGGGCTCCTGGACACCTGAAGCCGTGCAGTGGCTACGAGACGCCGTGCTCAACTCTACTGACTGCAGCatgaag aTCGCCAAGATGGACGACAGCAAGCGTTGCGCCCATGTCCACCTGTTCCCCGACAAGAACTTCCACGACCCCTCGCGCAGCCTCAACCACAAGCTAGCCACCTCCGACCTGTTCAAGCACCACAGAGACGTCTTCCTCTCTAGccacgccccctctccccccctccccc CTACCTCCACACCCaggaccaccaccaccaacggcaacagcagcaccaccccatcctccacctccaaGCTCCGCAGGGCCCACTCCGGCTCGGGGCCCAACCCCAGCAGAGGCACCCCTCCCCGGCCACGATCCCCTCCCCGGCTCCCTGCCCTGCTGGAGCTCCCCCAGGTGGGCCAGAACCTAGACATCTACGTGTCGGTGGCCTGCCACCCGGGCCACTTCGTGCTGCAGCCCTGGAGGGACATGTACAAGCTGGTGATCCTGATGGGGGAGATGATCCTGTACTAcaacaagatggaggagaagcccGTCAGAGTGGAGAAGAACCAGGTGTACGCGGCCAAGGTGGAGAACAA CTGGCACCGTGTGCTGGTGAAGGGCGTGCTGACCAACGGGCTGGTGTCCGTGTACGAGCTGGACTACGGCAAGCACGAGCTGGTGGGCGTCGCCAAGCTACGC CCCCTCATCAAGGAGTTCAGGCAACTTCCCTTCCAGGGCATCACCGCTCAGCTAGCAG